A window of Narcine bancroftii isolate sNarBan1 chromosome 6, sNarBan1.hap1, whole genome shotgun sequence genomic DNA:
AgtgagatctctctctctctctctgccccctttcccccccttccctGGGCTGCTGTGAACAGCCATATCAAGGAAGGGTCCAACATTGTGGAGTGAGGTCCAAGAGGGGAGTGCAGTCCGAGGGGGgggatgggtggtgggggtctgaaAGGAGCGTGCAGGTTCGAGAGGGAATGGGTGGGGCTccgtgggggggtgggtggggcaggggggggctccgcgggggggggcagggggggctccgcggggagggggggcggggggggctccgcgggggggggcgggtggggctccgcgggggggcgggtggggctccgcgggggggcgggtggggctccgcgggggggcgggtggggctccgcgggggggggcgggtggggctccgcggggggggggcgggtggggctccgcgggggggggcgggtggggctccgcggggggtgggtggggctccgcggggggggtgggtggggctccgcgaggggggggggtgggtggggctccgcggggggtgggtggggatacAATGGAGGGGTTTGGTTCCCTCTGTGCCCACCGCAGGCCTGTAGATCAGACGAGGGCCCGGATGAGGAAGGAAATGCAAGCCCCTGAAGCCAGGCCCAGAGAGAGGAAGAAGGACATGACGGCTCCGGCCATCTCCGCCTCCGTGCTTGAGGTGCTCCTGAAACACAGCCCATAGATCAGTGTCCCTTCCCATGGCCTCAggacccctcccccactccagcTCCCCTCAGGACACTCCACCGGGACCCCTCTGGATCTCCCCCAATGGGACACTCCCTTCCCCTCAAGacctctccacccccctcccaacaGTGAAGCCGACATCCCAGGACCCCTCCCTCTTCTCAGAACCCTCCCCTGCGGGAACCCTCACCCTGAGAAATTCCCCCCTTGGCACACCTCTTCCCAGTGAGACCCTTCTGATAGGGGAAAGAGTGTGGGGAGGGCGGGGCGAATGAGCCGGACTGGTGGGGTCAATGCTCCTCGTCTCTTTCCTGCCTGCACCCCCTTGTCCCATCCTCCACtcgtccctccccaccaccacccttcccatccccctctctcccaacagtcccccTCCATCACCTCCCACCCgtttcccccacctcctcccctgtcCCATAccattccccttcctccctcccgtctccccctcccccatccacttcCCACCCATCTCTCCCTGTCCACCTCCCACCTGTCTCCCCCTTCCACCCATCCACTGGTCTCCCCATCCATCCACCGGTCTCCCCACCCATCCATTTCCCACTCGTCtctcccctgtccccctcccactgGGCTCTTCCTTGTCTACCTCCCACCcatttctccccattcccccttccACCGGTCTTTCCCTGTTCCCCCTCCCATCCcggtctccccctcccacccgtctctccccgttccccctcccacccgtctctccccgttccccctcccacccgtctctccccgttccccctcccacccgtctctccccgttccccctcccacccgtctctccccgttccccctcccacccgtctctccccgttccccctcccacccgtctctccccgttccccctcccacccgtctctccccgttccccctcccacccgtctctccccgttccccctcccacccgtctctccccgttccccctcccacccgtctctccccgttccccctcccacccgtctctccccgttccccctcccacccgtctctccccgttccccctcccacccgtctctccccgttccccctcccacccgtctctccccgttccccctcccacccgtctctccccgttccccctcccacccgtctctccccgttccccctcccacccgtctctccccgttccccctcccacccgtctctccccgttccccctcccacccgtctctccccgttccccctcccacccgtctctccccgttccccctcccacccgtctctccccgttccccctcccacccgtctctccccgttccccctcccacccgtctctccccgttccccctcccacccgtctctccccgttccccctcccacccgtctctccccgtccctctcccacTCACTGGGGCCCGTAGCACATGCAGAGACTGGCGAGGTATCCATTGCTGAAGGCGAAGAGAACCATGAAGCAGATGTACCAGGCGTCATGAGCGAAGATGATGGGGAGCTGACGAGGGTGGACGTTACACAGCATGAAGAGAGGGATGAAGAGTAGCCGGGCAATGACCAGGGCAGGCAGCCAGCGACTTCCCCTTCTGGGCTATGGAGGAGAGTGAAACTGGAGGTCAACGACAGGCTCAAGGGTCAATGGCCGGGTCATCAATGGGCTGGGGGTCAACTTGGGATCAGTGATTTACACAGGGTCGAGGATCtccagtgggggggtggggttgacaCCTTACCTGCCTCTATCTCATTAATTCCTTGTCTAATTTTGTACGGAgaggtccagtctactcaagggaaGGTCAatcctcatgagtctaattgagttttttgaggaggtaacaaaagaaatttatgagggttgggtggtagatgtggtcattGTGGATTTTAATGAGGCATTTGACcaggttccccatgagagactcatcaagAAAGTCAAGAGGCACCGGATCAGGGGAACCTTGGccatgtggataaaaaattggcctgtctgtagaaagcagagagtagtagtgaaaggaaaggattctgcctggaggctggtgactagagAAGGGGCCGCATGGACCTGTTCTGGGacaccctgctctttgtgatgtttACAAATGACCTGGGTGAAGAGGCGGACAGATGGGTCAGCAagattgtggatgatacgaaggttggaggagttgtggacggagctgaaggttgtcgaagattACAAGagcatatagacaggatgcagagttgggcagaaaagtggtagatggagttcaatccagatcagtgtgaggtgatgcattttggacagacaaaccaggaggctgagtccagggttaatggtcagttactgaagggtgtggatgaacaaaggaaCCTTGGgaaccaaatccatacatccctcaaggtcaccatacAGGATGATAGGGAAGTTAAGCTATGGGacactgggattcattaatggtgGGGGGGTTGAGCAGGAGTAGAGTAGAGAGGTCGCTCGAGACCATGCCCCTGGTCCgggcatccggcccctcgagaccatgcccctggtccgggcatccggcccctcgagaccatgcccctggtccgggcatccggcccctcgagaccatgcccctggtccgggcatccggcccctcgagaccatgcccctggtccgggcatccggcccctcgagaccatgcccctggtccgggcatccggcccctcgagaccatgcccctggtccgggcatccggcccctcgagaccatgcccctggtccgggcatccggcccctcgagaccatgcccctggtccgggcatccggcccctcgagaccatgcccctggtccgggcatccggcccctcgagaccatgcccctggtccgggcatccggcccctcgagaccatgcccctggtccgggcatccggcccctcgagaccatgcccctggtccgggcatccggcccctcgagaccatgcccctggtccgggcatccggcccctcgagaccatgcccctggtccgggcatccggcccctcgagaccatgcccctggtccgggcatccggcccctcgagaccatgcccctggtccgggcatccggcccctcgagaccatgcccctggtccgggcatccggcccctcgagaccatgcccctggtccgggcatccggcccctcgagaccatgcccctggtccgggcatccggcccctcgagaccatgcccctggtccgggcatccggcccctcgagaccatgcccctggtccgggcatccggcccctcgagaccatgcccctggtccgggcatccggcccctcgagaccATGCCCCTGGTCCggacatccggcccctcgagaccatgcccctggtccgggcatccggcccctcgagaccatgcccctggtccgggcatccggcccctcgagaccatgcccctggtccgggcatccggcccctcgagaccatgcccctggtccgggcatccggcccctcgagaccatgcccctggtccgggcatccggcccctcgagaccatgcccctggtccgggcatccggcccctcgagaccatgcccctggtccgggcatccggcccctcgagaccatgcccctggtccgggcatccggcccctcgagaccatgcccctggtccgggcatccggcccctcgagaccatgcccctggtccgggcatccggcccctcgagaccatgcccctggtccgggcatccggcccctcgagaccatgcccctggtccgggcatccggcccctcgagaccatgcccctggtccgggcatccggcccctcgagaccatgcccctggtccgggcatccggcccctcgagaccatgcccctggtccgggcatccggcccctcgagaccatgcccctggtccgggcatccggcccctcgagaccatgcccctggtccgggcatccggcccctcgagaccatgcccctggtccgggcatccggcccctcgagaccATGCCCCTGGTCCGGGCATCCGGCCCCTCGTGACCATGCGCCTGGTCCGGGCATCCGGCCCCTCGTGACCATGCGCCTGGTCCGGGCATCCGGCCCCTCGTGACCATGCGCCTGGTCCGGGCATCCGGCCCCGAGACCATTCCCCTGGTCCgggcatccggcccctcgagaccatgcccctggtccgggcatccggcccctcgagaccatgcccctggtccgggcatccggcccctcgagaccatgcccctggtccgggcatccggcccctcgagaccatgcccctggtccgggcatccggcccctcgagaccatgcccctggtccgggcatccggcccctcgagaccatgcccctggtccgggcatccggcccctcgagaccatgcccctggtccgggcatccggcccctcgagaccatgcccctggtccgggcatccggcccctcgagaccatgcccctggtccgggcatccggcccctcgagaccatgcccctggtccgggcatccggcccctcgagaccatgcccctggtccgggcatccggcccctcgagaccatgcccctggtccgggcatccggcccctcgagaccatgcccctggtccgggcatccggcccctcgagaccatgcccctggtccgggcatccggcccctcgagaccATGCCCCTGGTCCGGGCAACCGGCCCCTCGTGACCATGCCCCTGGTCCGGGCATCCGGCCCCTCGTGACCATGCCCCTGGTCCGGGCATCCGGCCCCTCGTGACCATGCGCCTGGTCCGGGCATCCGGCCCCTCGTGACCATGCGCCTGGTCCGAGCATCCGGCCCCGAGACCATTCCCCTGGTCCGGGCATCCGGCCCCGAGACCATTCCCCTGGTCCGGGCATCCGGCCCCGAGACCATTCCCCTGGTCCGGGCATCTGGCCCCGAGACCATTCCCCTGGTCCGGGCATCTGGCCCCGAGACCATTCCCCTGGTCCGGGCATCTGGCCCCGAGACCATTCCCCTGGTCCGGGCATCTGGTCCCGAGACCATTCCCCTGGTCCGGGCATCTGGCCCCGAGACCATTCCCCTGGTCCGGGCATCTGGCCCCGAGACCATTCCCCTGGTCCGGGCATCTGGCCCCGAGACCATGCCCCTGGTCCGGGCATCCGGCCCCTCGTGACCATGCGCCTGGTCCGGGCATCCGGCCCCTCGTGACCATGCGCCTGGTCCGGGCATCCGGCCCCTCGTGACCATGCGCCTGGTCCGGGCATCCGGCCCCGAGACCATTCCCCTGGTCCGGGCATCTGGCCCCGAGACCATTCCCCTGGTCCGGGCATCTGGCCCCGAGACCATTCCCCTGGTCCGGGCATCTGGCCCCGAGACCATTCCCCTGGTCCGGGCATCTGGCCCCGAGACCATTCCCCTGGTCCGGGCATCTGGCCCCGAGACCATTCCCCTGGTCCGGGCATCCGGCCCCGAGACCATGCCCCTGGTCCGGGCATCCGGCCCCTCGTGACCATGCGCCTGGTCCGGGCATCCGGCCCCTCGTGACCATGCGCCTGGTCCGGGCATCCGGCCCCTCGTGACCATGCGCCTGGTCCGGGCATCCGGCCCCTCGTGACCATGCGCCTGGTCCGGGCATCCGGCCCCGAGACCATTCCCCTGGTCCGGGCATCTGGCCCCGAGACCATTCCCCTGGTCCGGGCATCTGGCCCCGAGACCATTCCCCTGGTCCGGGCATCTGGCCCCGAGACCATTCCCCTGGTCCGGGCATCTGGCCCCGAGACCATTCCCCTGGTCCGGGCATCTGGCCCCGAGACCATTCCCCTGGTCCGGGCATCTGGCCCCGAGACCATTCCCCTGGTCCGGGCATCTGGCCCCGAGACCATTCCCCTGGTCCGGGCATCTGGCCCCGAGACCATTCCCCTGGTCCGGGCATCTGGCCCCGAGACCATTCCCCTGGTCCGGGCATCTGGCCCCGAGACCATTCCCCTGGTCCGGGCATCTGGCCCCGAGACCATTCCCCTGGTCCGGGCATCTGGCCCCGAGACCATTCCCCTGGTCCGGGCATCTGGCCTCGAGACCATTCCCCTGGTCCAGGCATCTCGCTCTCAAGACCATCCCCAGGTTTGGGCCTCTGGCCCCCAGGACCATTCCCCCGTTCAATAAGATCTCTACTGATCTAGCCATGGATTGAGTTCCACTGACCTAACATCTCCCCATCCCTGTTCTGGTATCTGGGCCCCTCGTGACAGCTCCTCTGATAATGCAAAAATCAATTGAACTCGTTGATCTATTTCATGGGGCAGCCTCCAGATTCACCACTTTCATCCTCATCTCCGACCAGATCTACTTCCATGTtgtgaggctgtgtcccctagttcgaTGAAGAGCTGGGCCGCTTTTCCGAATGAGAATCTTCATTCAATGACCTCAGTTTGAGGGCACCTTGACTGAGGTTTGTTGCTGTAAGTTTGCCAGTTAATAATGGCAAATGTTAAAGGACTTCAGAATTCTCAGTAATTACATCTTCTATTGATTAAAGCATCTGTGGCTTTGTGAAATGCTGAAGATTAGAGAAGTTATTGTTGTCAAAGAATAGGGTTGGTATCTGGGAAAATCTCAAGAGTTGCAAGTCATGCCCAAAAAATTATAGCACGAAGAGGATTATAGAATTTtaaactaacaaatttcaacagaAAAAAATCTAGATTCCTTTCGAACCCCAGAACCCTCCAGAaaagaaacaggaccttcagcccttctagtctgtgcggaaccattcaccccttcagctggcagctcgttccacacccccaccactctctctgtgaaccaattccccctcatgttcccccaaacctttccccttttgaGTAACAATTAACGCAAAAACCTTGAACTGACCAAGTTGCTTCTCCCTTGAACTGCAATCTCATGGCCACGGCCATTCATCcatcctgtaaaagggctggatggctgaactgggggggcggggagagaggaggggtgagggactgaaaagggggaggagtggtattccttatcagggaaaatatcacagtgcTGTGCTCAGGTAGGAGAGACCAGGGGACTcctctactgaggctatatgagtggacctgaggaatgggaaagctacgaccacactcatggggttgtattatagaccgtccaatagtcagcaagaattggtggagcaaatctgtagagagagagagagagcaggaaacacaaggttgtgatagtcagggattttaacttccacatattgactgggactcccaaactgtaaaagggctggacggcttggagtttgtcaaatgtgttcaggaaagttttctaaatcaatatatagaggtaccaatgagagagagtgcagaactggatctcctattagagaataGGACAGGATGGGTGACAGACGTACGTGTAGGGGATCATTTTGGGGCcaatgaccataatgtcattagtttccagttaatgatggagaaggatgggtctgggcctcaggctgagattctcaattggagaaaggctaaatttgaggaaatgagaaaggatctagaatgtgagGATTGGGAGAAGTTGTTTGGGAtaaggaaagatctcaataagattgaaagaggcagagaagattgactaggatgttgcccggacttcaggaaatgagttccagggaaaggttcaacaggttagaactttattccctggagcgtagaatgaggagagacttgatggaggtatttaaaattatgagggggacagagtaaatgtagtcggctttttccactgagggtgggtgagatacaaaccagaggacacgggttaagggtgaaaggaaaagtggggcagggcagtgggatcaaatATAAAAAGTGTGCAGCACAGACctgaaggggcctatttctgtgctgtaatgttctacggttctCTGGCTCTATCCCAGATCCCACACAACGTGATGACTAATTTATTCTGCCTCATTACTCATGATTTAAACAGCTTTTTTGGCAGCTTCTGCAAAGCACGTTCTGCAAAATGTGCTGATGGACTGATACAGATGCCAGCGTGAAGGGAGGGTGTGTAACGGTTCAAGGTCACATCATTACCGTGGTAAACTGCAGTTACTCCTCTCCCCAGACCCAGGGCCAGTCAACAACGCCACCACTTTCTCTGTCCCTCTTCTCCCACTCCCTTCCTGCCCTTACTTTGTGaagaccccccccttcccctcaccagtTGCCAACCCTTtgtcaggatgaaaggagaccccattgacctacaacccccggtatgttttgaatgatgggaggaaaccggagcctctggggaaaaccctcgcagacacagggagaacatgcaaactccttagagacagcacaggatttgaaccctggtcatagatagggtggatggccagcgtctgtttcctagggcaggatcagcaaacaccaggggacgtgtacaaagtgagagagggaagtttaggggagacatcagggggacattttttttttttaaaaacacagttgTGGGGGGTCTGAAATGCCTCGCTAggtgtgatggtggaggctggaacacagggggcattttagagactcttagacagacaaatgaatggaaagaaaatagagggtcacGGGGTGGGGAGGATGAGATTGTTGTGGGGtatgtttacataggtcagcacaacattgtaggccgaagggcctgtactgtgctggaatgttctgaaCTTTGACCAAAAGGTTATTCCTGTGATCCATAGANNNNNNNNNNNNNNNNNNNNNNNNNNNNNNNNNNNNNNNNNNNNNNNNNNNNNNNNNNNNNNNNNNNNNNNNNNNNNNNNNNNNNNNNNNNNNNNNNNNNNNNNNNNNNNNNNNNNNNNNNNNNNNNNNNNNNNNNNNNNNNNNNNNNNNNNNNNNNNNNNNNNNNNNNNNNNNNNNNNNNNNNNNNNNNNNNNNNNNNNTGGGGGAGGCAGAAGTGGGaacgtggagggagggagaaatggagaatagagaagagagagagggaggtggcagtgagggaggaggcagtgagggaggaggcagtgagggagatccccactgtgggaggggcagtgagggagatccccactgtgggaggggcagtgaaggagctcccactgtgggaggggcagtgaagGAGCTCCTGATTGTTTTAAGGTTAGTGAGGGAgctcccactgtgggaggggacAGTGAGGAAGTTCCCCATTATGGGAGGGGCAATGACAGAGattcccactgtgggaggggcaatgAAGGAGATCTCCACTGAGGGAGTGGCAGAGAGGGACTGGCAGAAAGGCAGAAAGTGTACCCTACTGCCCCTCTCTCATCGCCCTCTCCCGTACCCTCTGAAGATCTCTACCTCAATTTCTCTCCTCGGGGCCCCCTCTGGAGTGTTCTACACTGCCTCTCCCTTCTCCCCTGTTCTCTTGGGCTCTTCCACCACTTCCCACTGTTGGCCTCTTTCACCAGCCCCCAATCAAGGGTCTTGGCAGAACTGCTTGGGCAAGTCAGGTGGTGGAGAAGATTTCAGTCTGAAATTACATTGGGAATTGGCCtgtctgcagaaagcagagagtagtaatggaaggaaggaggtcggtgactagtgcaGGGGCCGCAGggacctgttctgggacccccagctctttgtgatgtttacaaatgacctggatgaagatgcGTACAGGTGGGTCTGGAAGTTTGCGGataatatgaaggttggaggaaatgtggatggagctgaaagttgtcaaaggttacaagaggatatcggcaagatgcagagttgggcagaaaatggcagatggagttcaatccggatcagtgtgaggtgttgcattttggacggacaaaccaggaggctgagtccagggttaatggaTGGTTACTGAAGAGTGTGGaataacagagggaccttggggtccaaatccatacaaccctcaaggtcactgcacagggtgcaaggtgagcagagctgggacttatcTCTCGGGAGCGTAgaatgatgagaggagacttgatggaggtcgacaagattctgagaagcatagatagggtggacggccagtgcctgtttcccagggcaagatcagcaaacaccagaggacatgtgtacaaagtgaagggagggaagtttaggggagacgtcagggggaagttctttacacagagagttgtgggggcctggaacattgggggcatttaaaagactcagacagacacatggatggaaagaaaatagtGCATTACAGGCTAGGGAAGGGTTAGTACTTTttgaaaggaatatatgggtcagtacaacattgagggctgaagggcctgtactgtgctgtcatgttctgttCTATCCCCGGTgtccctccccttctcttccctgtccctctcttcctttctcccatcccacccttccccgtccccacactccccttcttcccccctccatctccttctcaCCTCATCAGTGTCTGATTGTCCCTGCTGCGTCCTGAGGCCTGCCTTTTGGTCACTCCATCCCCACGGCAGACGGACGCTGACAGGTGTTTGTATTTCACGTCGAGCTTTCCACTGACCTCTCCCCCTGCACCTTCACGTCATCACTTAGATCCTTTCACAAGACCAATCCATCCCGACACTCTCCACAAACGCACCGAACTCCCCCATGGAACACGGACAAGactgggccattcagcccaaagaGTCCACCCCGCCATCCCATCATCGCTGATTcattccctcagcaccattctccATGGAACCCAGAATCTGTTTGTGGTCAAAAACATCAGCCTCCCCCTGAAATATTCACAGTCACACCACCCCCtgtcccctccatcacaccccctccatcacaccccctccatcacacacatccTTCCCTTCCATcacacaccctctcccctccatcacacacccctcccctccatcacacaccccctcccctcatcacacaccccctcccctcatcacacaccccctcctctccatcacacaccctccattgctaccccctcctctccatcacaccccctccatcacacactccctcctcTCCATCAAACCCCCTCAATCACACACCCTCCATGacacaccccctcctctcccacaccccctccatcacacaccccctccattccatcaaacacccccctccccaccatcacacatcctctcccctccatcacacccccattctctccatcacacccccctccctcatACACCTCCCCTCTATCACACAACCCCCCTTTCTCTCATCACACAGTCCCTTCCCTTCCATCACACacatcctcccctccatcacacacctccATCCATCACATACCCTCCTTtccaacacccacccccaccatcacacaccatcatcctctccatTGCACCCCTCCCCTTCATCACACCCCCGAATGTCTACAGTGACCGTAAGTCTACAGTAGTCGTACATCTGCAGTTTCCGTATGTCTTTACTGATCATAAGTCTACAGTGATCCTCGGTCCACAGGAGCATAAGTCTGCAGGATCGTAAGTCTGCAGGATCGTGTCTGCAGGGTCGTAGATCTGCAGGGCCGTAAGTCTGCAGGGCCGTAAGTCTGCAGGGCCGTAAGTCTGCAGGGCCGTAAGTCTGCAGGGCCGTAAGTCTGCAGGGCCGTAAGTCTGCAGGGCCGTAAGTCTGCAGGGCCGTAAGTCTGCAGGGCCGTAAGTCTGCAGGATTGTAGGTCTACAGTGATCATAAGACTGCAGTTATCGTAAATCTACAGTGATCGTAAGTGTCCAGTGATCATGGCTGTCCGCCTATATGACCAAGCAGAAGTCCAGCATGCTACCAAATGTAGTTTCCCAAACATGGAGACCAGTTTCTGCAAGCTCTTTCTTGATCGTATATCCGCAGTGATCGTAAGTCTACAGGatcgtaaggctgcagggtcgtaaggctgcagggtcgtaaggctgcagggtcgtaaggctgcagAGTCGTAAgtctgcagggtcgtaaggcagcagggtcgtaaggctgcagggtcgtaaggctgcagggtcataaggctgcagggtcgtaaggctgcagggtcgtaaggctgcagggtcgtaaggctgcagggtcgtaagaCTGCAGGGTCGTAgggctgcagggtcgtaaggctgcagggtcttaaggctgcagggtcgtaagtCTGCAGGATTGTAGGTCTACAGTGATCATAAGTCTGCAGTTATCGTAAATCTGCAGTGATTGTAAGTGTCCAGTGATCATGGCTGTCCGCCTATATGACCAAGCAGAAGTCCAGCATGCTACCAAATGTAGTTTCCCAAACATAGAGACCAATTCTGCAAGCTCTTTCTTGATCGTATATCCGCAGTGATCGTAAGTCTACAGGATCGTAAGGCTGCAGGGTtgtaaggctgcagggtcgtaaggctgcagggtcgtaagtCTGCAGGGTCGTAAGTCTGCAGGGTCttaaggctgcagggtcgtaaggctgcagggtcgtaaatctgcagggtcgtaaggctgcagggtcgtaaggccgcagggtcgtaaggccgcagggtcgtaaggccgcagggtcgtaaggccgcagggtcgtaaggccgcagggtcgtaaggccgcagggtcgtaaggccgcagggtcgtaaggccgcagggtcgtaaggccgcagggtcgtaaggccgcagggtcgtaaggccgcagggtcgtaaggccgcagggtcgtaaggccgcagggtcgtaaggccgcagggtcgtaaggccgcagggtcgtaaggccgcagggtcgtaaggccgcagggtcgtaaggccgcagggtcgtaaggccgcagggtcgtaaggccgcagggtcgtaaggccgcaGGGTCGTAAGTCTGCAGGATTGTAGGTCTACAGTGATCATAAGTCTGCAGTTATCGTAAATCTACAGTGATTGTAAGTGTCCAGTGATCATGTCTGTCCGCCTATATGACCAAGCAGAAGTCCAGCATGCTACCAAATGTAGTTTCCCAAACATAGA
This region includes:
- the LOC138735578 gene encoding equilibrative nucleoside transporter 1-like yields the protein MLCNVHPRQLPIIFAHDAWYICFMVLFAFSNGYLASLCMCYGPQSTSSTEAEMAGAVMSFFLSLGLASGACISFLIRALV